AGCGAGTTCGACAGCGTCATATGAAAGCGGAATTCGTCAAACACGTATGGGTATCCCCACTCGACGAGCAGCGCGCGTTGCCGTTCAGTGAGCGGCGCAGCAAGCCGCCGCTCGAGGTCCGCCGCCGACGGCGTGGCACGCAGCGCCGCGCATGCGCGCAGTGCGTTCGACGCCACTTCGCGCACGCGCGCATCGGCCTCTTCGCCCGCGGGCCTCAGCGCAACAAAGCGGCCGAGTGTCGCCGCTTCGACGGGCAAGGCGAAGCGCGTTTGCGTGCGCGCCCAACGCTGCGCCGCATCAACGACATCGCGCGGCTGCACGCCATCGACTAGTCGGAATGGAGCAACGAGCGTGCCGTGCCAGCCGTAGCGGCGCGGATCATTCGTCAGACGCGCAAGCGTTTGCGACAGCGGCGGAAAATCGGCGCGCGGTTCGTGTAGAGCACCGCTCTCGGCATCGCGCCCGAGCCATGCGGAACCCGCGTCCCACCATTCTGAGGTCCGCGGCGGCGCGTAGTAAATCGCGATGCGTGACGCGGCGCTCCAGTTCGAGGGGGCGTCGTTAGCCGACGCTTTGGCAGCTAATGCAGCAGAAGACGCCGCCTCACCTGTCGATGCAGCCGCGGCTGCGGAAGACATGGCCTCTTCCCCTTGTCCGTTGGCCCGCGCCGCGCTCATATATCGTTCTCCACGAGCAGTTGCACGCGGTCGGCAGCGAAGTGCGTGAAGCCGTATTTGATCGGCGTGCCCTCGATATCGACATCGACGTTTTCGACCCACAGCACCG
The genomic region above belongs to Paraburkholderia edwinii and contains:
- a CDS encoding DUF1045 domain-containing protein; translated protein: MSSAAAAASTGEAASSAALAAKASANDAPSNWSAASRIAIYYAPPRTSEWWDAGSAWLGRDAESGALHEPRADFPPLSQTLARLTNDPRRYGWHGTLVAPFRLVDGVQPRDVVDAAQRWARTQTRFALPVEAATLGRFVALRPAGEEADARVREVASNALRACAALRATPSAADLERRLAAPLTERQRALLVEWGYPYVFDEFRFHMTLSNSLEDAQDRAAIVQWWHARTQQLGPLPVEGIALFVEPAPGEPFVLWQRIAFGAIGASDNTEVK